In Harpia harpyja isolate bHarHar1 chromosome Z, bHarHar1 primary haplotype, whole genome shotgun sequence, a single window of DNA contains:
- the GMPPB gene encoding mannose-1-phosphate guanyltransferase beta, whose translation MRALILVGGFGTRLRPLTLSRPKPLVEFCNKALLLHQLEALRQAGVSHVVLAVSYMSEALEAAMREQEQRLGIRISLSHEKEPLGTAGPLALARDLLAEGGEPFFVLNSDVICEFPFAALARFHRQHGGEGSLVVTRVEEPAKYGVVVSEADTGRICRFVEKPRVFVSNKINAGLYIFNPGILQRIQLRPTSIEKEIFPAMAQDGQLYAMELQGFWMDIGQPKDFLTGMCMYLQALRAQHPEKLHSGPGVVGNVLVDPSAKIGANCVIGPNVTIGAGVVVEDGVRIKRCTVLKGARIRSHSWLESCIVGWSCSVGQWVRMENVTVLGEDVIVNDELYLNGANVLPHKSIAESVPEPRIIM comes from the exons atgcgggcGCTGATCCTGGTGGGCGGCTTCGGGACGCGGCTGCGGCCGCTGACCCTGAGCCGACCGAAACCGCTGGTGGAGTTCTGCAACAAGGCGCTGCTGCTGCACCAGCTGGAGGCTCTCcggcag GCGGGGGTCAGCCATGTGGTGCTGGCGGTGAGCTACATGTCGGAGGCGCTGGAGGCTGCCATgagggagcaggagcagcgg CTCGGCATCCGCATCTCCCTGTCCCACGAGAAGGAGCCGCTGGGCACAG cggggccgcTGGCGCTGGCGCGGGACCTGCTGGCCGAGGGCGGGGAGCCCTTCTTTGTCCTCAACAGCGACGTGATCTGCGAGTTCCCCTTCGCGGCGCTGGCCCGTTTCCACCGGCAGCACGGCGGCGAGGGCTCGCTGGTGGTGACCCGCGTGGAGGAGCCAGCCAAGTACGGTGTGGTGGTGAGCGAGGCCGACACCGGCCGCATCTGCCGCTTCGTGGAGAAACCGCGCGTCTTCGTGTCCAACAAGATCAACGCCGGGCTCTACATCTTCAACCCCGGCATCCTGCAACGCATCCAG CTGCGCCCCACCTCCATCGAGAAGGAGATCTTCCCAGCCATGGCGCAGGACGGACAGCTCTACGCGATGGAGCTGCAGG GCTTCTGGATGGACATCGGGCAGCCAAAGGACTTCCTTACGGGCATGTGCATGTACCTGCAGGCGCTGCGGGCTCAGCACCCCGAGAAGCTGCATTCGGGGCCCGGTGTCGTAGGGAATGTGCTGGTG GACCCCAGTGCCAAGATCGGGGCAAACTGCGTCATCGGCCCCAACGTGACGATCGGGGCCGGCGTGGTGGTGGAGGACGGGGTGCGCATCAAACGCTGCACTGTGCTGAAGGGGGCCCGCATCCGCTCCCACTCCTGGCTGGAGTCCTGCATCGTGGGCTGGAGCTGCTCCGTGGGGCAGTGG GTGCGCATGGAGAACGTGACAGTGCTGGGCGAGGATGTCATCGTCAACGACGAGCTCTACCTCAACGGGGCCAACGTGCTGCCGCACAAGTCCATTGCCGAGTCCGTGCCAGAGCCGCGCATCATCATGTAG